The Primulina huaijiensis isolate GDHJ02 chromosome 18, ASM1229523v2, whole genome shotgun sequence DNA window tttattaaaatttaagatatatttatttactgttttcaccttttaaaataaaaatttgatacAAATGCAAACACAAAGGGTGGAATTTTTTTCTTAACGttgaaaaaaatagaatttcTTATGATTTTTTGGTCTTCACAAGTATGATATTTTCCCACTTTATGTAAACTAAAGAATTAGCGAAAGCTTTGCATACaattttgtttgcaaaattttttataattaagtcgatctttgttaaataaaaatattttcataaatataaaaattaacgtAGCCAATACtgaaattatcaaattaaataaatgataaaaaaaaaacgaatcaAGACATCATTGAAACGTGTTTAACAAAATGTAGTTTctccaataaaaattttattagctTGCCTTGTATATTATTAGCTTGAATTTTGTAGGGATCAATGGAACGAAATGATTCTTCAATGGCATCAAATGCTCATTCTATAGATATTGAATTGAAAAGGGACTTCAGGAATATTGGATGGGATACTGATGCACTAGTAGATcttcaaaatcataaatataatacCTCATAATTAGGTATATATTTAAGAGTAGGTCtaatgtgagacgatctcatgaatctttatctgtgagacgggtcaatcctaccgatattcacaagaaaaagtaatactcttagcataaaaaataatattttttcatggatgacccacataagagatccgtctcacaaaatacgacccgtgagaccgtctcacacaagtttttgcctatatttaattattatttattactaataattttaaatatttataaaaataaattaaaatgaaataactaagtcaaatatttaaatatatttttagctACTCATACATGCATGCATAGTGAggtatcatcatcatcatactTGGTTAACTAACACTCCACCTCCCTTCTTGCCCAACTGACAATCGGAAGATGTCCAACATGGATTGGAGAAAAGGCTTGCCTTTTGCCTATAAAAGAAAGCCATTCACTTGATGAATTTCAAGAGTTTCTTAGCCTAATTTTTGCGTTTTAAGGGCTGGTCTAGAGTAGAGTTTGAGTGGTGTGAGAATGGGGctttttattagttgagaaaaataggaaaaaatTCATTTCTATACCTCAAACTCCtccaaaaattctaaaaaattccTCAAAACTCCCTACTTACCCAGAAAGCTATCAGAGAAGGAGGTGTCAAAAAATTAACAGCCTATTTTTCGTCAAAATTCATAAACCACCGCTGCCCGAAAAGGAAATAGTGCCGGAAAACTCACTTTTCATGTATTGTTTTCACTCCCAATTTCCGTACCTTTTCTGACCGTATTTCACCTTAGTATAAACACGAAAGTTGTTCATTGTATGTCATACTTCTCATTCATGTCTTTGGTTTCCCGGAATCGACCTCGGAAATAATGTTTTCCGGCAGTCGAAATCGAGGTTTGAGTTTTACTTGTTTTTCCTTTTCTGGAACGTTTCGGCTGGGAATTTCAGAAAGCTTATAACATAAGAGTTGTAAGAAATCGTATTTTAAGTCTGCTGGAAAAAAACTTGGCCGCGCGTGGTGGCCGGATGCCGGCCACGCGCCAACGAAAATTGAAAATCGGATTTTTTGAAGCATGCTCTATATTATTCTAGGCAGCTGTGCAAGTTTCGTAAATTTTGGATGAGTATTTcatttactataaatttttaaatattaaaactatgattttcagatattatATGATACTTGTATAATCGTTTGAATCTTTTTATACCAGTTTCTAGTCTTcaatactttaaaaatatatcactAGAAGTAGATTTgaagttttataatttttggatttacaaactatttttttatatgtttgtgAGTAATATATtcgtatttatataaataaaatatgaagtaaataaataaataaaaattatgatgttacttttggtataatattttgtaaattattaTGAACATTTAAAGTACATACTCTTACTATGACATGAGACGAGTCCAAAGATTTTCTATACGCTTATAACTATGGTATTTTATGtcaccaaataaaatataaagttaTGAGTTAATTTTGGGGATAGTctatattaaaaatgaattaggaaATATTATACTATACTAATGTTAATCAACTTGGTCAATAGGATTGACTTGAAATTTGGATTCTCACACTCATCTATAGGAAGTTACTAAGGTGAGAAATTTACTTTTACCGTTCTTTCTATAACTTTGGCAGTTGGCCtggaaattatgatatgatattttattaaatgatatttGTCATGTTTTATTGCTTTCTTGTGCTTGTGCATAATTATTGTATCTCTAAATCTCGTTGATGCATCACTTCGATGGCCACTCCTTCTATCATAATAAATCATCAATCATGACTATATCCTTCTTACCGATCAAATCTATCATCTTGATCGCATCATAGTCAAATTTATTATGCTTAATTTACTCATTACTGTTATTACATAATGATGGAATGCTTCACTGAAAAATTCTCATTGTAATATCATCACACTAAGTGTGATTCTTATCAAACTTTCACCAAATAAGGTATTAGTTAATCAAcgaatgaatgaatgaatgatTGAATGATTGAATGATTGACCAAGACGGAGCCCTGGACAACGGACTTTGGTCTGGAGATTGAGTCCATTGAACAACGTGACTTTTGTCCGAGTATATTAGTTTACTTGGCTTGTTTTTCTTGCTAATCATATTTTCTATCTTGTGCATTAATATAGTCGGATGCTCGCCCTATTGTCAATTATATCATTCTGTTAAATTTATCATcatattgattattatttaattctcACTGAGTCTTTAAAGACTTAACCTCTCTATTTTCTTTATCTATTGTAATTTCCAGAGACAAGTATACCGGAATTGAATAAAGAAGGAAATGTTGGTGAATGATCTAGCAGTGGTTGtctgaaatatttataataaatctttttttatatgtttttattttggtcTTGTAATAACTCCATCGAAATTTACTGGTGCTTTGTTCGATTCGCTTCCGCTAGTAAAGTTTAGTAGATTTTTTTAATGTCTATAATACTTCAAAGGACTATTTCCGCACGAGATATAATTAGGTAAGGTGGCATTTCTCGAGGGCTAAGTCCTGAGTTGGGGGTGCCACAATAAAACTGTCAACTGTATCTTGTGTGGTAAAGTTTCGACCGACGGAATTTATAGGAACAAAATCCACATTTCAGATATGCTAGGAAAAGTTGTAAAAGCATGTACGAGGATAACTGGAGAGCAAAAAGTAAAACGTCGTTCAACGCTTGAGGATAATAAGTCTAAGAAGAGGGAAAAGTTATTGAATGAATATAAGTTAAGAAATGATGTGGTTATGTCTTTGAATAGATGTGAAGAGGAAGATGATGAAATTTCTATCATTGAGAGAGGGAGTAAAAAAAATGGACTGAGATAGGACCTATTGATCAATTTGGAAAGTCAATTAATGTTCATGATGCTTCTATGAGTGCAAATAGGAAAATGAGACAACAAAATATTACTGATGCaattgctaaaaaaaaaaagattgctCCAAGTTCATCAATGTTTGGCAAGATGGGTGTATGAAGTTGAAATTCCTTTTCATGCAATTGACAACGATAGTTTCAAAAAATTGGTTGAGGCTTTAGGACAATATGGTCCTGGCTATATCTCTCCTTCACAATACCGACTTAAAGAACCACTTTTAAAAAGAGTAgtgaagaaaacaaaagaaacttTGAAGAAGCAAGATGAAGAGTGGGGAAATAATTGTTGTTCTATCATAAGTGATAGGAAAAGAAGtatcattaatttttatgtgaATTGTTAGCTAGGAACTGCTTTTATTTCATCAAGAGAAGCTTCAAATGAAGCTCACACAACCAAAATATGGGCTGATTCCATCTTACATGTAAGGGTACTTACCTCCAATATAGAATCAAGGGCCCAAATTTAACCACACATACATGGGGTccgctaatttttttaaaatcacatatgtgTGTGAATCTTGTCCATCCAAACCATGTGGGGGCAGTGCCCCCACATGTAGCATCGAAGCTACCCAAAATATGATACATATTTGAATATGTTATTGCATGTATTGATCCGGTTGGGGCTCAAAATGTGGCGCAAATTGTGACCGACAATGCCTCAAACAACATGGCTTCCGCGAATCTGTTAGCATTAGAACGATCCAACATATTTTGAACATCATGCTCAGCTCACTCTATAAATCTTTTGCTTGAAGGAATTTCTAAACTTCAAATGTTCAATGGAGCGATTAAAAAAAAGCGAAGTCTTTTTGTATTTTCATTTATGTTCGTCACAAGACTTCGGCATTGATGAGACAGTTTACAAAAAGAGAGATAGTTAGGCCAAGTGTAATTAGATTTGCGACCTCTTTCTTAACATTGCAAAGTTTGCTTGATGAGAAACAAGAGTCAGAGAGAAATATGATGACTGGTAATGAATGTAATAACACTAAATGGTCTAGgagcaaaaaaagaaaagatgcATTTGATGTTATTGTCCCCATTTATTTTTGGAACTCTTGTGCTTGCAAGTATTCACTCCATTGATAAAAGTTCTTAGACTTGCTGATGGAGAGGAGAAACCTTCTGTGGGTTTCTTGTATAGAGAGTTATTGAATGCAAAAGATGAAATTCAAATAACATTGAAGAAAGAAAGTGATTATGGGCCAATTTTAGAAATTATTGATGCAAAAAGCAAAAGTCGTTTTGATAGTCCAATTCATACAGTAGCTTATCTTCTGAATCTATATTATTTCCTCAAGAATCAAAGTATCAAAGATGATAATTTGATAGCAAATAATATGATCACTACCGTTGAAAAGTTCTTTCCTGATGTTCAAATGAAAAATCACGTGACAAATGTTGAGTTACAAAAATACACACAAAAAGAAAGGGgcatttggaaaaaaaaaaagtagcaaTAAGCAGATGCCTAAACAATGATCAAAACTACAATCCAGGTATgtaaacattattttattttctttcatgtTGTTTGTACATGATAGTTTGTTGGTGAGACTTCGATTATAATATCATTCTACCGAAGATGAAATAAACGAAGAAGAATAATTCAAATCAGAATATGACAACGATTTGATCAATATTTAGCATTTTTTGATGTGATTTAGTGGTAAAAACAACtaaatattgtaattttgagatttttatacttttatacatataaaaattaatgcaGAAGAATTATTtatgcaatatttatttttatctatttattgatttgagataattacaactacactaaaaataaaaaaaaatttacgctTAAATTCATACTAGTCTTCCTCAAGTCTGAAAAACTTGATGCTTCTTCGAGAAGGTTAGCGCTTTTTCGCATTTTTTAAAAccttgataataataaaaatatttaaacattacATTGTCgaaatacatgatttttttttaaatgcattattttataaaagttaagatacattttaaatattaataagacaattaaattttttattttataaatatatattaattaacatATACATTTATGTGTATTTCGGAAGTGTGTAAGCAAAAGAAATCCTAAAGTTTTTTAAATCTGCACATAAAGATGATCGTTGGACCGGACAGTTCGGGTTTGGGCTTTTTGGGTTGGGTAGTCATTTCAACTATCCTAACCCAAGCCCGTTTGAGTAACCcaaatttctcttttttttttcatttctctctaaaagttaatttttttttttttttttggaaaaataatcacatccatttttttttaaaaaaaatcaggtaTACTTCTCCAtttgtcttttttattttcttatattatattttttagtaacattttttgaattattactCGTATAAAAATCTAAAACCTAAAACGAACGGCCTCGAAAATTAGAATTTTCAGGGGCTAAATTTTTAAGAGTAGACGAAAATTACTCAAAGGAAAAGGCTAATTTATACGCAGTAAAGTACGTAAAATTAGTGATAAGAGATGGTCAAAATCAAAAATCTGGAGATTACAATTCATTACTCTTTATTTACACCAAGCAAGAGGAGTCCATAGTGCAAGCTTCAAAAGGAATTGTTTCTACTCGGCCTTCTTGCTGCTATCTGATTGCTGAGGATAACGCTTGTCTTCGGCCATCTTCGCATGTAATTCGTCCCTCTCCTTGAAATACTTCTCGAACGCCCTCGGAAGGAACACCGGAATCAGAAAGCACAGCAAGTTCATTGAAAAATACCCCAAGTTAACCACTGCCAACACCCTCCCAAACCAAAACCAAGCAACATCCTGAAGACAAACGTAAACAAGGCGAAATGCATTAGCTAATTACAGAGTCGAATTGGTTTGGTTTAACTATTTGATCGTTGTCAATCATGACCTCGTTCCATTCTTTCTAAGGACATTCGGTTCGTAACTCAATATTATTGATTCATTCCAGAGGTTCAATTGAACCTCCTAAACACAGGTTGATGTTAGAATTGGCAAAGATCCTGTAAATATATACTTCCAAGAAGATACGTTTTTGATCCTAAGTTCGATCGACTTGACCTATAATTCATCATCCTATCCACAAACGTGACGGGTGCTTAAATTTAcgagaatttaattaaaatatgactTAAGATACGATTCGAAATTCATATTAGCGTGTGAGAGCTAGTCAAGCTTCAACCGATCACCTGAAATTCGGCAGTCGCCGGCAAGGTTTTGTTGATCCACACATCATTCACCCAATCGATGATCACGACAACCCTCCTGGCCGTGTAAAGTAACGGCACCAGGGCTCTCACGGGCGCCGAAAACAGGGACAGCCCACTTATTACATTTTCGGTAAGTATCTGAAACGATAGCAAGAACAGATGCGGAGTCGCGGATCGCACGGCGTGATCGTCCCCTCTCGCGAATCCGCCCAAAACATACGCCAAAGGCAAGAACAGCCCAACAGTGGTGCCAAGAATCACATACAATCTAAAGAGCCTACTCTCTCGAAACAGCTCGGGGGATTTCGTGGAACTGCCGAGCGTGGGAAACGCCAGCCGTGAAATCACGAGGATGTATACCGAGATCAATGCGGGGAAAACAAGGTCAGTGAGCGGCACTAGCCCGCTAATGGAAAAGACCATGATGAAAGCTACTAATTGCAATTCTATTACTCGAAGGGATCCCATCACGTGTCCCAGCGCCGGCGGGTGCGGCTGGTGTTGGGCAGGTTTCGTCGAGTCCGCAGTCTGATCAAGGTGATCAGATTGCGGCGGCACGCCCATTGACACGCCTGACATTTTCAACCACCTAAGTGTAGTTTGGAATTCTTCCAACAAAAATCCGGGTAGCAAACCTATGCAAGAAACAAAATGTAAAGAAGATTCGGATTCTACAAACTAGCAAGAAATGAAGCATTAAAAAGGACTGAAAGATTAGCATAGAAGCCACGAGAATCAGAACTCTCAAGATACAATCTTGTAAACTCTATAACCAAAACAGAACACATTGTGAAACATCGATGAAAACAAACAAGATTTTAAGAACACAAATCTCACACAGATGGTACTACGTAGCAGGAGGAAAATAGaattccaagaaaatgaagcGGGCGGCGATACAAGATGGTAAACAGATCAGTCCCAAAGGTCGGAGGAGATCCAAATAAAGAGCAAAGCACCGGAGAGCAAACGCTGCACGTGGAGCACAGTGAAAAGACCATGTGTAGCGATGGAGACGTGGATCTCTGGAATTTGGACTAATGTAAATACACTGTCGGCTTTCTCGGGCCTTCTCCTCGATTATACATATTATAATATCCATGATTcaaagttttttgttttttgtttttgtttttttcatatttaaattcgTGCGAAACTATGGAGAGCTCGCACCTGTAAAGGTTGTTCACAGATTTTTCTTCATCTGATAGGATAATTTTCATGACTCGTGGGCTCCTTTATTTCGTTTGATGGAACGAATCATCCATCTTCCAttcttattaaatatttagttgttattattattattattattattattattattattattattatatcaatcaaatcaatgtATATCGAATCTAACTTTTGAAGTATTACTGAATTTTCACTCAACTTACAgatcaaacattttaaaaatttctcaataaatattccatttatctctctttatctgtatattatTTGCCAAGTTTTCGAACAAGCAACAGTTAATTTTAANTAACAAATAAAATGTTATAATACAAGTACTCCACcggagaagttggtgaaaaattctcaatcaaaatatttctttggattCACTCCCTACctacaaaattgtggtactatgtcatacaaaatgtgataCACtttatgtgaaaatgtggtacacttcatgtggaaatgtggtactaaaaaagtacccagagactgaatacaaaaaaaatcgacgactggagactgaaggccaatttcacGTACTCCAAACATATTTAGACAaatcaacataaaaataaagTGACAACTGAAAACAATAAAACGTCACATACCCAAGTCATTCTTAAACATATGACACCTAGAAAACTAGTCGGTGTCGCAGGAAGTGAAGATAAAAGACATTTAAGCACACAATCTTGATCTTGTACAACGAAGCCTTAACCGAAGGGACTTCGgaataaaaaaatcatcttGTTGCCGGCCTTCCAAATTTCATACGCAATAAACGCAGAGGCAAACTTCTTAGCCATTTTGATAGCATAGCGTCTTTTGTAGTATGGAATCTACCATATGGAGTCAAATCTGAATGGAATATTTTATTCcaatttcaattaaaattttatttttattttgtacttCTAGACTAAATTGATAGATTTGTTTTCCTAAATAGAGTAAATCTTATTGTtaggaattatttaattaatttaggaaccgatctataaaataaaaagtatttGCTTTTATATTAGAGTTTGACTCCTATTAAACTCTAGTTTCCTTGTTTATAGGTGGGAAGTATCTATGAAGATCTAGGTCAAAGAAGCAATATATAAAAAGTGGGACAATGATTGGAAAAAGGAGGCGAGAAGTAGAGAATATTGACGGACGGCTACAGGAGCTTTACTGGAATTAATTCAGTGTTGAAGATCTGCATAAGAAGCTTGAGTGATTCTCTACACCTCGCGCCTGTGTTGCCTATTGATGCTGCCAACACTcaagaacaacactgacgcagagtgttgaCCGAAGGGTGGCTTCGGTTTTGAGTTTAAGCTCTATGTTATTTTTATGCGTCTAGTTTTTAATTTTCAGTTTAGGTTGATGCACTTTAATTCCTTGAATTGTCAAGGAATCTTGATTTGTTAGGGTCACTAGTTTCGGCTTtggtgtaaacgatttacatattttacTAGTGAATTTTTGTCATAAGGCATCGCACAAGTATTCATACTTGTGCATAGTTTAACCCAAGTGTCTATTTATTAAAGTTATATTTGTGTgcttaataattaattttcgctGCAGTGTTGTGTGCAGTGTTGACAACACCGAGCACAATACCGAATTCTGATATActagttttaaatatttatttcatgtaAATTTATGCACCAACCTGATGTAATCTGGGTGAAATGAACGAGCTGGGTCGAAAGCTCCGCCGGATCTACTATCAAAAGAATGAAGGAAAATGAGAACAAGACGCCTGGATCAAAAGCTTGCTTCCTGGACAATGATATAAGGATCTGCAACCAAGAGAGTAACCacgtgaatgggcgtcggagAGGTGTCCAgcgtgaccactccgatgcttaagtcagtgaggAACTCAAGCAAGAAAACCAATGTAACCCAGTGAGGGCTGTGTGATTGGTGTGGAGATGGGGAGTAAATGAGTGGTAAATGAGAGTATTTCATGTGTCAATAGGTAAATAAATGCAAAGaaagaacctgatatttatagtagaggatgtaatgatgacctcgttcgtTGTTCTGACCATTAATTATAGTAGGACGGCTGACTATACCCAATtgttctgacatgtcaaatcgtaTACTAGTCACATCTAGCCCACTTAAGTTTGTCAACCATTTATATTATTGTCAGAGATAGGTCGGTCGCGCACATCCTACGTTTTTGAAGCCATTAAATGCAGCATTTATATCGAAGTGGTTCGGGTAGAAAGTCTCCCGAAAGCTACATGAGAGCCCGGACGCCCAATAGCCCGGGGAGAAGACGTCCCGGGCATTCAACTGCTCGGCTTCTGGTGACCCTTCTCGTAGATTCTCCCCAACTTGAGCTATCCATCCAGTGTCCCGGGTCGTCCGTGACCCGGACACAATCCATACCACTGACCCGGGCACAACCCATGACCCGGGCTATCCCGGGGGTATCATCACTCCCTCCTtcaatagtcgggctagagtcatactcgctgtcTCGATTAGTCTTGTGTGCCCGGTCAGAGAAAATACTCTGATAGAAAAATAATCAATTCCAAAttataaaagcatcgggggcttcaaaTATCCCAGAGATGGGATAAATTGTCGGGAACTCATATCTTCCGGCCTTGATATAATgttcgaggtgcggagccccgagccagggcaCAGATCCCTGGACTTAGCAGATGACCGAGGTACGGGTCCCGGGGCCAAGGTatgggtccctggacttaatgagcaaccagggtacggagccttgggtcttggagtggtcgaggtgcggagccccgagccagggtgcggAGCTCTGGACTTAATGAGcaaccaaggtacggagccctgggtcttggagtggtcgaggtgcggagccccgagccagggtgcggAGCTCTGGACTTAATGAGcaaccaaggtacggagccctgggtcttggagtggtcgaggtgcggagccccgagcaagggtacggagccctgaaCTTAATAGATGGCCGAGGTACCGgtccccgggccagggtacggatccctggacttaataaATAACTGGGGCCTTGTATCTCCTAGACTTAAGATAATGTGCCGGGGTCTCATATCTCCCGGACTTACAAGAAGGTATCGGGGCCTTGTATCTTCCGGACTTAAGATAAGTTGACGAGGCCTCGTATCTCCCGGACTTTAGATAtggtgccggggcctcatgtctcccggactttaaATAAGATGCCGGGACCTCATGCCAAGCAAAGTTGGATTTACTGCTAGATTCTATGTTCAAGCTGTAGAAATATCCAAGCCAACATACCAAGGAGTAGGAATCCAGTATAACAATGTAATCACATGGCCCGATATAAGAAATCCATCACCAAACATCTCAGCTCTCATACCGATAAAATCCCAAGCATATGCAATGTGTCGTGATCCGACGTTACACACATTTTTTAGCAATTCAACATAATTAAGCTGGTCAATCAATAATTCATACGATCTCATAAAGAAAGGCTCGCTATGATATATCTTAAATAATTTCAGTTAAAAATTATGACTGAGCATAATTGATAAATACGTTTAACActtgattttattaatatgataAAAGTGATGCAACTTATCTTCGTGAAATTGCACCAAGCTCAGCAGTAATGAACTGGGAACGAAGGACCACCCAAGATGTTGAGCTAATATCGAGATATCCAAGCAATAAAGATGATATAACCATGTTTCTCGGCTGATGCCAATTGTGCGTGCCGCAACTCAATGGGTGGAGCTATGGAAGCCATGTAGAGTGGCTGCTGATGCAATTAATGGATTCCAAAGAAGCGCTAGCTGAAATTTCCTCCGTTGATTGTATTAAAATCTACCATAAGTCAGTTGGAATACAAGACC harbors:
- the LOC140964818 gene encoding uncharacterized protein, translating into MSGVSMGVPPQSDHLDQTADSTKPAQHQPHPPALGHVMGSLRVIELQLVAFIMVFSISGLVPLTDLVFPALISVYILVISRLAFPTLGSSTKSPELFRESRLFRLYVILGTTVGLFLPLAYVLGGFARGDDHAVRSATPHLFLLSFQILTENVISGLSLFSAPVRALVPLLYTARRVVVIIDWVNDVWINKTLPATAEFQDVAWFWFGRVLAVVNLGYFSMNLLCFLIPVFLPRAFEKYFKERDELHAKMAEDKRYPQQSDSSKKAE